The genomic stretch TACTCCCAGAACTTTTTTAAATGGCATGTGTGGGGTAGCAGACTGTTTCTGCCAATGTGTAATGGTTTTGGCATGTGTTGGGTAGGAAACTGTTTCAGCCAACGTGTTATGGTTTTGGCATGTGTGGGGTAGGAGACTGTTTCAGCCAACGTGTAATGGTTTTGGCATGTGTTGGGTAGGAGACTGTTTCAGCCGATGTGTAATTGTTTTttgggactctctctctctctctctctctctcagccaatGTGTAATGGTTTACGTTATGGTTGATACTGTCAAAcctaccgtctctctctctctgcatgttGCATTCTCCATTTCCATCTTCACATTTTGCCACAGCCAAACCTACTCTATTTCGTGTCTCAGTAATTCTATTGAAGGTCCATGACAACGGATTTCCTGAGACCCATGAGGGTTTCTCTCTTCATATCATTTTGCTTGAGAGATTCTGAAGACACTAGGAGACCTTTCGATATTTCCAGTCATAATACGACATTGAATATGATATCTAATATTTGGATAGAGTTTTGCCATAGCTGTTCAACCCTTCAAAAGAAAGTGCATTCTTGTTTTCCATCTAATGCTGGTGGTTGAACAAAATTCTCAGCATATTACGAGGCAGAAAttgattttttctgttttttgttttcATCTTATGGAGGGATTGAATTGTAGCATGCCTGGCTGCTCATGGCTTTTGCATCAACCAGGAATTGGTATACGACCATCCACCACAATGGCTAATCCAAATGTTAAATAAAGATGCCTAAGGAATTCCCTAGGAAAGGATCTGACCCTCCAACGCATCCCGACCAACATGCCCCACTTCATCTTTGTTCCATGGGTAGGGGTGGTTCTCTTGGCCTTTGTTCCAGTCTCTATCTGAGATTCAGCACGATAGTGCTGTTCACTGACTTTGTTTTTGCTTCTCAGtgttttgaggttgcttttgttTGTACTTCCAATCCTTTTGTGTGTGTTTTTCCTCTTCCTATAATAAATTTATTTGCTAGGGAGGAAAACCCTTTATATTATCAGTGGAGGCATTGAGACGTTTGTATCCAActcttggggcctgtttggatgcacccatTGAAGGGGGGTGTTTGAGGCCCAAACGTTGTTTTGATTCAAACAAAGGTTGACGTTGTGCATTTGGATGAACGTTGCAAACTCCCATATGTCTCCCAACCAAATATGGGCTGAAACTTAAATTGCTGTGTTAATCGAAAAAACAAGCTTGAAATCCCATTTTTCAGAAGCCCCCTTTTGAGGCCCTTCAGGACGAATGTGCTGCGATATAtgcattccatcaggtttttgaaCCTTATTTGGAGATATGCCTCTGTGATGAGATGAGGGAGGAGAAACCGTGTCCAGTGTAGGTTCGGTTCACTGAGTGGATTGACGAAGGAGAAGGAGAAACTAACTGCCGTATCATTGTAATAATCAAATTACAAACCTCCTTTTGTGAGAGGTAAATccaacattgaaacttcttccaCCAATTCCATTCATCCTGTATTTCTATAACTAAACAGAGTTTATCTAATCTTTTATATACAAACTTGAGAGATTTTTGCAACATATTTACCGCTGCACAATCCATGCCAATACCCTGCTTTGATGGTAATGGTATAAATGCGACCCTCTTTCTCTATTCAcaggaaaaatagaagaaaaaagacAAATTCTAATCACATCGACATCATTGTTGTAAGCCGCACTTATAACTCCCTAAAACCCTTAGGAACCCTGATATCTCCTTCAACATTGAGATACCGTTTACCAGGCTCGAATCCCACAAGTTCCCTTCCAAATCCAATATGAATATGTAGTCCATGTACCGGACATCACCAGTTTCCTCCTTCACCACACGTACTGGGTTCAACCGGTTCGGGCGGTGCTCTACTCGCGTCACCGTTATGTTCCTGCTCTCAAACAGCCAGAGTGCCCGGAATAGATCTGAAGCACCGTTTTCCAGAGAAAATGCTATGCTTGTTTTCCAAGCTCTTGATTTCTCTGTTCCCTGTGGTTCGGGAAACGGTTCTAGTCCTAGCTGAAGGAATCGATTGAAATTGCCATTCCCATTCCCATCCTGGAAATTCTGTTCCAGTATCTGCAACCCAAACTCCCTGCCTGCTATCTTGCTTCCGATCACGGCTGTATCAGCGATATGATTCTCTGATACATACCGTGCTGCGTCAGCCGCATTCGGGACCTCTTCAATCTCCAGATGAGGGAGGGATTTGAGTTTCGACTTGCAGTGACTTAGTGCCTGCGGATGGCTGACAATCCGCTTCAAGCTGGATGTCGAAGCCCCTGGCACAGCCAAGAGACAGTGATTAACGGGAAGGATAAGCTCACGGACAATCCGAACACCTTGGTGGCGGAGGAGGAGATCGAAATTACGATAGATGGGGCCATCAATCGAGTTCTCAATGGGGATGATCGCTCGATGGGCAGTTTTATCCTCAAGGGCTTGGAAGGCATCTTCCATGTGATTGCAGGGGAGGGCGGTGCAGATGGAGGAGAAGGCTTTGATGGCGGCTTCTTGGCAGTAAGAGCCAGGAACGCCTTGATAGGCGACACGGACAGGGGGACGTCCAGAGAAACTGGGGATAGGGGAGGGATGGGAAGGGCCAGAGAGCTGCGGGAGGAGATGAGAATTTCCTCTGGCCTCTTTGAAGAGGCGCTCTAGCTCGAGAACAGTCATATCAAGGCCAAAACTGGAAGGGATGATTTGGTCAGGTGAGAAGGTAGTTGGGAGGGAAATCACAGAGCCCTTTTGTTGCTGCTTGGAGCTAGCTTTATTAACTGCAAAGACAGTAACAGAAGGAGGTCGGATGTGAGATGTGTTGCTGCCGCTTCGACGAGTGGAGCTCAGACCTGATGGTGGAGTCTGAAGGCAGAGCGCCATCGAAGCAGCagcagaggaagaagagaagaagatttTAGTGAAGGGGAAGAAGATTTTAGTGAAGGGGGGGGTGGGGGTATGTATGTGTTATTGGAGAAGGAAGCGCAGAGATCTCTTTTAGGATCCCTGGCATGAAATGTGAGGCGAGGGTTACCTATATAGGGAAGATGGGTGGTTGGTGGAAACCGCGGGTACGTTGAGACAGATTCACAACACCAGGTCAGAAATTTCCAGGTTTTCGTAGACTTTGTATTTAGACGACCCGAACGGAGGGAGGGCTTTGTACGCGTTTTTTTCGTTTCTGACAAGTGGGCCTATGCTTGTGGATCATGCCCAATGTCTCTTAAATGGGAAGGTCCTACCCAATGCTGAAAGTTTCTTTATTTATCCTATTGGCCGTTTATTTCTAGGACACAAATCCAAAGGTTATAGTTATTCTATGGAGGAGATTGTTTGGGCGTGGTCCACCTATTTTGGCCAAAACAGACCAGTAATCACAGCCTGGGGTTGCATTGGGTCCTGTATACAGCGtgcaattccttttttttttttttctcaacaaTCCGAGTGGTGGCCCTCAATTTGCGGGTTGAATAATGAAAATGGTTAATTGTTTACATTCAACAGAGACGTAACGTAAAGTCTACATCGTCATCTGATGAATGTGGATTTTTAACCGTGGGCCATCTATGGTAATGTCGACTAGATCGTCGGTCCAGATTCATACTTCTCCTAGCTACGTATACTAATTTCCGGTTCAACTCCCTAATTTGGGATGCTAACGCTACCTGTTTCTCATTTGTTATTTCTTACGGAGGGACGCCGATTGCGTGGTGATCCTGCCACCCTCGACCTCCGTGGTGCAGGAATCTGTGgggtctactatgatgtatgtgttttatccacgccatccatccatttttctaggtcGTTTTAgggaaagctcaagtggatcacaccacaagaaactgtggggattggacgcctgccattgaaatctccacgtaagttttggatgaagatgatatttgtgttttcctttcatccaggtctgtctgaccttatgaactggttggatggcaaataaacatcacagtggagatTTCAAGTGTGAACGACATCACTcgcactactgtttcctatggtgtggtccacttgagcgttggttatgcttcaattttggattgaTGGCCTACaacgagctggcaaaacggatggacggtgtggataaaacatataatcagggtgggcctcacagggtCCTGCCATGAGAGAGGTCGTGGTGGCAAGATCGCCCGGTCGATTAAAAGCTAACAAGCCAACAACTCTTTGTAAGTTTGCGGGAGAAACTACGAAATCTCCCTTACAGGAATGAGGTGTATTTCCCACCAactttcatttttgtttttaattttggaCCAAAATGTTCCCGTAAATGCCGTACTACCCCTGGTTTAGTCATACTGATTTTAGATCTTGCGTTGCGTTCTTCACCGTCCATGTATGTAGGAACCCTTTAtgcatttttctttgttgattaAAGGACTACGGAACAACTCTCGTAAACACCCTCTAGAGTATAGACTACTAGACCAAGTAGTGTATAGCTTTGCTACAATTAGTGGcaactcatccaccatacacgtgCCATCTGTTGAGAATGTCCAAAATCGTGGTTAACGGAGGATCTtatccatttgattttttttttttttttctaatttgtaTGGGTGGCACAACTGGGTTTTTATGgcgttggacggtccagattgaaatGCGTGTATGCCAATTGTACCGCCTGATGAGTTGCCCCAAATTAgaaaaatatgagagagagagagagagagagagagagagaggggaatggtGGAGAGAGGTGTCTGGTTGCGTTTGACACTTAATCGAGGTTAGGTTTTTAGGTTACACGTGTGGGTGTGGGTTAGGTCAGGTCAGGAGGAGAGAGATTCATCATCTGATAATGATGTGTGATGGTGACTCTTCTTATGGGTTAAGGAGCTTACAGCTTTGGTTCGAAATGCTTACGTGTTGCTTGCGTAGCCTCTCATTTAGTAGGCCCATCACCCCCTTTACTTACGGACGCCGATTGGGTACTACAAccgggacctagctagagacggacggtcatgTCAGAGTGTCTATGTGGCCTCATatctatttgttatatccactccattcatctattttattatattattttaaattattagcAAAATAAGGAGGCAGATAAggctttttccttttcttttttacacacgcgcacacaccccacacactcacgctagtggaatttcaccacaccaaatgaaacagtgggattggactATTATCATTTTAAAACTTTTTAGAGCTCACTGTGAAGTTTATTTGCAACCTAAGGTTTTATacaaaggaaaaacataaatatcagctttattcaaaactttcgtaaccccaaaaggttttcaagtGTAAGCTTCTCTACTTGAGTCTTCTATCTGCCTTTAGCTGGTGCTTAATATGATCCGTCAAAATAGATgagcagcgtggataaaacatatagatcaaagtgggccccacaaacctcCCTACATGACCATCCGTTTCTAACTACGTCCTGGCGGGGGCAGTACCCAATCAATCAGTGCCCCTTACACATGGCACACCTGTACTGAAATCCCAACCCTCCATATTCAAATAGATTATGAATGGAGCATCGATCTTCTGAGAGTTCAATTGATTGGGACGATGTTAACCGTTCAAAATTGTGTGTGCTTACAAGAAAATGGTCCTCATCCACGAAATCAGACGGCTGAGATCATCCAGTGAGTGATGATGGATATGGTCGCTGGGGCCCGGATTAACTCATAGTCAATGATGGCCCTTCGAGAAATTTCCAAGTGTGGATGCGTCCCAAAAATGTCAAAGTTTCCACAACTCAAGAAACAAAAGtcacccttttcttttctttaagatATTATTAATTAGGAGACACAACAACAaccaggggagcggattaggttcgGACCCGGACTCATCCAAGACGGTGCATCCCTTAACGTGggatctaccttgatgtatttattttatatccacaccgtccattcgtttctacagattattttagggaatgatccgaaaaatgaatcagatccaattctcatgtggaccataccataggaaatagttgtgattgaccattaaaaacttcttgtgggccacaaaagtttaggatcaatctTATTTACATatgttttttcatttattttgtgtgaccttattaaaagaacaggttagatgacaaataaatagtaaggaaacattacggtgggccctaggatgtttttaatggtggagcgttcaatcaccattgtttcccacagtacggtccacatgagatttgaattttctttatttttgggttcaagatttaaaataatctggaaagacgtatggacagtgtggatttagaatacatacatctatgtgggccccatattaagggccgc from Magnolia sinica isolate HGM2019 chromosome 17, MsV1, whole genome shotgun sequence encodes the following:
- the LOC131231727 gene encoding arogenate dehydratase/prephenate dehydratase 1, chloroplastic-like — encoded protein: MALCLQTPPSGLSSTRRSGSNTSHIRPPSVTVFAVNKASSKQQQKGSVISLPTTFSPDQIIPSSFGLDMTVLELERLFKEARGNSHLLPQLSGPSHPSPIPSFSGRPPVRVAYQGVPGSYCQEAAIKAFSSICTALPCNHMEDAFQALEDKTAHRAIIPIENSIDGPIYRNFDLLLRHQGVRIVRELILPVNHCLLAVPGASTSSLKRIVSHPQALSHCKSKLKSLPHLEIEEVPNAADAARYVSENHIADTAVIGSKIAGREFGLQILEQNFQDGNGNGNFNRFLQLGLEPFPEPQGTEKSRAWKTSIAFSLENGASDLFRALWLFESRNITVTRVEHRPNRLNPVRVVKEETGDVRYMDYIFILDLEGNLWDSSLRKRVAFIPLPSKQGIGMDCAAVGNGLRVKLWEDTWLGTRPLKEVFLSQPRIFRLRNAFNGYVRRCVGTSL